One part of the Amaranthus tricolor cultivar Red isolate AtriRed21 chromosome 16, ASM2621246v1, whole genome shotgun sequence genome encodes these proteins:
- the LOC130802455 gene encoding uncharacterized protein At5g39865-like, giving the protein MWVPWRKKSSTHTHTNIKSSSFSFDDHPPLSPIHHQHSPSLKDIETLFNHPSPFTPLHKYSLSTPARSPTHQSVSFKDIESLLYDETQTRTRTNSIFHRVKTWATRHQAQPNPPPDSDNKVVVYFTSLHVIRRTYEDCRAVRSILKGYRVKMDERDLSMDGKYVDELQRIMPSVKKENWGLPRVYVNGKYLGGVEEIKRLHENGELKRLIQGLPLADGGVCVNCGGFRFYVCEWCDGSHRVFVDKIGEFKNCKVCNVNGLIQCNFCTSVVF; this is encoded by the coding sequence ATGTGGGTTCCATGGAGGAAGAAATCCTCTACACACACCCACACCAATATTAAATCatcctctttttcttttgatGATCACCCTCCATTATCACCCATTCACCATCAACATTCACCTTCATTAAAAGACATTGAAACCCTTTTCAACCATCCTTCTCCTTTCACTCCTCTTCACAAATATTCCCTTTCAACCCCAGCCCGAAGCCCGACCCATCAATCCGTCTCCTTCAAAGACATTGAATCTCTCCTCTATGATGAAACCCAGACCCGAACCCGAACAAACTCTATTTTCCATCGAGTTAAAACTTGGGCTACCCGACATCAAGCCCAACCCAATCCACCACCCGACTCAGACAACAAAGTAGTGGTTTACTTCACTAGTCTTCACGTAATAAGGAGGACTTATGAAGATTGTAGAGCCGTTAGATCGATTTTGAAAGGGTACCGTGTGAAAATGGACGAACGAGATTTATCCATGGATGGGAAGTATGTGGATGAGTTGCAGAGAATTATGCCAAGTGTGAAGAAAGAAAATTGGGGTTTACCGAGGGTGTATGTTAATGGGAAATATTTAGGTGGGGTCGAGGAGATCAAACGGTTGCACGAGAATGGTGAATTGAAAAGGTTGATCCAAGGGCTACCATTGGCTGATGGAGGAGTATGTGTTAATTGTGGTGGGTTTAGATTTTATGTTTGTGAATGGTGTGATGGAAGTCATCGTGTGTTTGTCGATAAAATTGGGGAGTTTAAGAATTGTAAAGTTTGTAATGTCAATGGGTTGATTCAATGCAATTTTTGTACTTCCGTTGTATTTTAA